In Qipengyuania psychrotolerans, one DNA window encodes the following:
- a CDS encoding OsmC family protein has product MKTTNSGSATYEGLGKDGKGHVSTGSGALAAQPYGFNTRFEDAPGTNPEELIAAAHASCFTMALSFKLAEAGFTDGRVVTSAEVTLEKEDGGFTVTKSALSTKGKVSGMEQAKFEELAADAKANCPISKLLTCEITLETSFEG; this is encoded by the coding sequence ATGAAAACGACAAATAGCGGAAGCGCAACTTACGAAGGCCTTGGCAAAGACGGCAAGGGCCACGTCTCGACCGGCTCGGGTGCGCTTGCTGCCCAGCCCTATGGTTTCAACACGCGCTTCGAAGATGCGCCGGGTACCAACCCGGAAGAACTTATCGCTGCTGCGCACGCTAGCTGCTTCACCATGGCGCTTTCGTTCAAGCTGGCGGAAGCTGGCTTTACCGATGGGCGGGTGGTCACCAGCGCAGAAGTAACCCTGGAAAAGGAAGATGGCGGCTTCACCGTCACCAAGTCCGCCCTTTCGACGAAGGGGAAGGTTTCTGGAATGGAGCAGGCAAAGTTCGAAGAGCTGGCCGCCGATGCCAAGGCAAATTGCCCCATCTCGAAGTTGCTCACCTGCGAGATTACTCTCGAAACCAGTTTCGAGGGCTGA
- a CDS encoding RidA family protein: MNIEARLTELGITLPQAAAPVASYQPIVIAGETAYISGQLPFVDGKLVTGKLGAAVTLEQGQQAARACGLMIIAQLKAAGLLERVAQVVKLGGFVASTPDFSDQPKVVNGTSDLMFEVFGDAGLHARSAVGVPVLPLDAAVEVDAIVAIRPA, encoded by the coding sequence ATGAACATCGAAGCAAGACTGACCGAACTTGGTATCACCCTGCCGCAGGCAGCGGCTCCGGTGGCGAGCTATCAGCCGATCGTCATTGCAGGCGAGACGGCCTACATTTCCGGCCAGCTCCCGTTCGTTGACGGCAAGCTGGTAACCGGCAAGCTGGGCGCCGCTGTGACGCTTGAACAAGGGCAGCAAGCGGCCCGTGCTTGCGGACTGATGATCATTGCGCAGCTGAAGGCTGCGGGTCTTCTCGAACGTGTCGCGCAAGTGGTAAAGTTGGGCGGTTTCGTGGCCAGCACTCCCGATTTTTCCGACCAGCCCAAGGTCGTGAACGGCACAAGCGATCTCATGTTCGAAGTCTTCGGAGATGCGGGCCTGCACGCCCGCAGTGCAGTGGGCGTACCCGTCCTTCCGCTCGATGCTGCAGTAGAGGTCGACGCGATTGTCGCTATTCGCCCCGCTTGA
- a CDS encoding YqaA family protein, which translates to MLRSLYNWTMDKAAHPHAVWWLAFFCFVESSFFPIPPHPLLGLMCLAEPNKAIRFALIATLASVAGALLGYAIGWGLYDTVGVWLIGSLGLTEAFPVAACHLREYDFEAILIAGATPVPFKLLTITAGFVGMNLITFVLSSLFARALIFMTVGILFRMFGAPIKQVIDKYLGLVTTAFVVLVVGGVLVLTQLGGSEDGEGGPCSNPPPIQTR; encoded by the coding sequence ATGCTGCGCAGTCTCTATAACTGGACAATGGACAAGGCCGCGCATCCCCATGCGGTTTGGTGGCTGGCCTTTTTCTGCTTCGTGGAATCGTCCTTTTTTCCAATCCCGCCGCACCCGCTGCTGGGCCTGATGTGCCTGGCCGAACCTAACAAGGCGATCCGCTTTGCCTTGATCGCGACCTTGGCATCGGTTGCCGGTGCACTGCTGGGTTATGCAATTGGCTGGGGGCTTTACGATACTGTTGGTGTCTGGCTCATCGGGTCACTTGGCCTGACCGAGGCATTCCCCGTCGCCGCCTGTCACCTGCGCGAATATGACTTCGAAGCGATCCTGATTGCGGGTGCCACACCGGTCCCGTTCAAGCTGCTGACGATCACGGCCGGCTTCGTTGGCATGAACCTGATCACCTTCGTGCTTTCCAGCCTGTTCGCACGCGCGCTGATTTTCATGACCGTGGGGATTTTGTTCCGGATGTTCGGTGCGCCGATCAAGCAGGTGATCGACAAATATCTCGGCCTCGTGACGACAGCATTCGTGGTGCTGGTGGTTGGCGGCGTGCTGGTGTTGACCCAGCTAGGCGGCAGCGAAGACGGGGAGGGTGGGCCATGCTCCAACCCTCCGCCAATCCAAACGCGCTAG
- a CDS encoding response regulator, which yields MAKRILVVEDNDLNRKLFCDVLKANGHEVVPVADGSNVLATARKFAPDLVIMDIQLPGVSGVDLIAQIKDDRELAKVPVLAVTAYAGKGDEERIRGAGAEDYLAKPVSIGPFMAAVRRLVAE from the coding sequence GTGGCAAAGAGAATACTCGTTGTCGAGGATAACGACCTAAATCGGAAATTGTTCTGCGACGTCCTCAAGGCGAACGGGCACGAAGTCGTTCCGGTTGCAGATGGCAGCAATGTGCTTGCCACCGCGCGCAAATTCGCGCCTGATCTCGTCATCATGGATATCCAGCTTCCCGGCGTCAGCGGCGTGGACCTGATTGCACAGATCAAGGATGATCGGGAACTCGCCAAGGTGCCGGTTCTCGCGGTCACTGCTTATGCCGGCAAGGGCGACGAGGAACGGATTCGCGGTGCCGGGGCAGAGGATTATCTTGCCAAACCGGTGTCGATCGGCCCCTTCATGGCGGCCGTCCGCCGCCTTGTCGCAGAATGA
- a CDS encoding HAD family hydrolase has protein sequence MSRPLIISDCDEVLLYMVSPFRDWLDEEQGIEFHMGTNDFSQALRWQENGEVLAPEEIWRMLGKFFDTEMHRQSPIPGAIEGINALGEKADVVILTNLVDKRQQMRTEQLADHGLDARVFTNQGPKGPALQKILDEYNPTKAIFIDDLAQHHRSARETIGSITTLHLCGEPMLAPHIDCAHTSGHADARIDTWDHALPWLMGELEKEPA, from the coding sequence ATGAGCCGCCCGCTGATCATTTCCGATTGCGACGAAGTCCTGCTCTACATGGTCTCGCCATTCCGTGACTGGCTGGACGAGGAGCAGGGGATCGAGTTTCACATGGGCACAAATGATTTTTCGCAGGCCCTGCGCTGGCAAGAGAACGGAGAAGTTCTAGCGCCGGAGGAGATCTGGCGGATGCTGGGCAAGTTCTTCGACACCGAGATGCACCGGCAGTCGCCGATCCCCGGTGCCATCGAAGGGATCAACGCGCTTGGCGAAAAAGCCGATGTCGTCATCCTGACGAACCTCGTCGACAAGCGCCAGCAGATGCGTACCGAGCAACTGGCCGACCATGGCCTGGATGCGCGCGTTTTCACGAACCAGGGCCCCAAGGGTCCGGCGCTGCAGAAAATCCTCGACGAGTACAATCCGACCAAGGCGATCTTCATCGACGATCTGGCGCAGCATCATCGCTCCGCCCGCGAAACGATAGGTAGCATTACCACGCTGCATCTTTGCGGGGAGCCCATGTTGGCGCCCCATATCGACTGCGCACATACATCTGGGCACGCCGATGCGCGGATCGATACGTGGGACCATGCCCTTCCGTGGTTGATGGGCGAACTGGAGAAAGAACCCGCATGA
- a CDS encoding GNAT family N-acetyltransferase — MSELAARVAGSVGAIDRAAWNALAGDNPFVSHEFLTALEDSGSVDAGTGWQSAPLVISAEGGPPLAAMPAYLKGHSQGEFVFDHAWADAYERAGGQYYPKLQIAVPFTPATGPRLLLSDTSLARPLLSAAEHLCLQNGFSSAHATFIEPDQVPLFEQAGWMLRKDIQFHWQNRDFASFEDFLGTLTSRKRKDLRKERAAGQQGLEIVRLRGGDIKPAHWDAFWLFYQDTGARKWGQPYLTRDAFDLFSQRMGDRLMLVLALEEGTPIAGALNFIGGEALYGRYWGCTKDVRFLHFELCYYQAIDAAIELGLSRVEAGAQGGHKLARGYEPVETVSAHWIADPGFREAISDFLERERAGIASDRNYLADRLPFRRGE; from the coding sequence GTGAGCGAACTTGCCGCGAGAGTGGCCGGATCGGTCGGCGCGATAGACCGCGCCGCCTGGAACGCGCTGGCGGGCGACAATCCATTCGTCAGCCATGAATTTCTGACGGCACTCGAAGATTCCGGCAGCGTCGATGCAGGTACCGGCTGGCAAAGTGCGCCGCTGGTAATCTCGGCCGAGGGCGGGCCGCCGCTTGCCGCGATGCCCGCCTATCTCAAGGGCCACAGTCAGGGCGAGTTCGTGTTCGATCATGCATGGGCGGACGCATATGAGCGGGCAGGGGGCCAATATTACCCCAAGCTGCAAATCGCCGTTCCATTCACGCCGGCAACGGGACCGCGGCTGCTACTGTCCGACACTTCGCTTGCAAGGCCGCTGCTTTCCGCGGCGGAGCATCTTTGCCTGCAGAACGGATTTTCAAGCGCCCATGCGACCTTCATTGAACCGGATCAGGTCCCGCTGTTCGAACAGGCCGGTTGGATGCTGCGCAAGGACATCCAGTTCCATTGGCAGAACCGGGATTTTGCCAGCTTCGAAGACTTTCTCGGCACACTCACTTCTCGCAAGCGCAAGGATTTGCGCAAGGAGCGCGCAGCGGGACAACAAGGTCTGGAAATCGTCCGGCTACGCGGTGGCGACATCAAGCCGGCGCATTGGGATGCCTTCTGGTTGTTCTACCAAGACACCGGCGCGCGCAAATGGGGGCAACCCTATCTGACCCGCGATGCATTTGACCTCTTCAGCCAGCGGATGGGCGACCGGTTGATGCTCGTACTGGCTCTGGAGGAAGGGACGCCGATCGCCGGAGCGCTCAATTTCATTGGGGGGGAGGCACTTTACGGGCGATATTGGGGCTGCACGAAGGACGTGCGGTTCCTGCATTTCGAACTATGTTACTATCAGGCGATCGATGCCGCCATCGAACTGGGCCTGTCCCGCGTCGAGGCGGGTGCACAGGGCGGTCACAAGCTTGCCAGGGGGTACGAACCGGTCGAAACCGTGTCGGCTCACTGGATTGCAGATCCGGGTTTTCGCGAAGCGATTTCGGATTTTCTCGAACGAGAGCGTGCGGGAATCGCTTCCGACAGAAATTACCTGGCAGATCGCCTGCCATTCCGGCGCGGCGAATGA
- a CDS encoding PilZ domain-containing protein, whose translation MMDTRNLNRDSLFLTAVLRRDADSDGTTIKVRNLSDGGMMAEGVLALSRGDRLTVELRNLKPVAGTVAWTQGNRVGIAFDEEIDAKAARARPAASQAEAPRYSRPIGIPNHGVGAVRKV comes from the coding sequence ATGATGGACACGCGAAACCTTAATCGGGACAGCCTTTTCCTGACGGCCGTGCTACGCCGCGATGCCGATTCCGACGGCACTACCATCAAGGTCCGTAATCTGTCCGATGGCGGAATGATGGCGGAGGGGGTTCTGGCACTGTCTCGCGGCGATCGTTTGACTGTCGAACTGCGCAATCTCAAGCCCGTGGCCGGCACCGTTGCGTGGACACAGGGCAACCGCGTCGGCATTGCGTTCGACGAAGAAATCGACGCCAAGGCGGCACGCGCTCGGCCCGCTGCCTCGCAGGCCGAGGCTCCGCGGTATTCCCGGCCAATCGGCATCCCTAACCATGGCGTGGGCGCGGTCCGCAAAGTCTGA
- a CDS encoding Crp/Fnr family transcriptional regulator — protein sequence MLFAALDTGLQAHLVRGATERQFENDQIIQQRGSAADGFWLIEEGSVMVGQFMPDGEFRAIALLGPGDSYGELAVFSEKPRVVDAVSRGKSRVRFISARKFLDALGNYPASMRALLGALSYQLQDTLALLAGMRRGTNPARMAELLVNLAGEQSGPSQVDITQQELAELLGVTRVTANAALAQLQQLRLVERGYGSIIVRDRDRLMQFALS from the coding sequence ATGCTTTTTGCGGCGCTCGACACTGGGTTGCAGGCCCATCTGGTAAGAGGGGCCACGGAACGACAGTTCGAGAATGATCAGATTATCCAGCAGCGCGGATCCGCCGCAGATGGCTTCTGGTTGATCGAAGAAGGATCGGTGATGGTCGGACAGTTTATGCCCGACGGCGAATTTCGCGCCATCGCCCTTCTCGGCCCGGGCGACTCTTACGGAGAGCTGGCTGTGTTTTCCGAAAAGCCGCGCGTCGTCGATGCAGTTTCGCGCGGCAAGAGCCGTGTCCGCTTCATCTCTGCGCGCAAGTTCCTTGATGCGCTTGGGAATTATCCCGCTTCAATGCGCGCACTGCTTGGCGCGCTTTCCTATCAGCTGCAGGACACGCTCGCTTTGCTTGCCGGAATGCGGCGCGGCACCAATCCGGCTAGAATGGCGGAGCTGCTTGTCAATTTAGCGGGCGAGCAATCCGGACCGTCTCAGGTCGACATCACCCAGCAGGAACTCGCCGAGCTGCTAGGGGTCACGCGCGTCACGGCGAACGCAGCCTTGGCTCAACTACAGCAACTTCGCCTTGTCGAACGCGGCTATGGATCGATCATCGTGCGCGACCGCGACCGGCTGATGCAATTTGCCTTGAGCTGA
- a CDS encoding DNA-packaging protein — protein MPDNNDLLQGLLEIEDDDERFAELDKLSEIERKEFRYHWHLWARRSQLPPPGDWRCWLVNAGRGFGKTRAGAEWVREIARRTPDARIALVGASLNEARAVMVEGESGLLAVFPPGNMPTFEPSLRRISWGNGAVATLYSAAEPESLRGPQHDYAWCDEIAKWDNASSRAERAWDNLQMGMRLGDDPRVLATTTPRATQLMRRLCAQEASGDVAITRGSTYENGQHLPEPFVEDIKKQYGGTALGRQELDGVMLQDIEGALWSRSLIEKCRNEALGDPPLRVVIGVDPPATSRGDECGIIVCGIGASGIAQVLADISVARPTPERWARAVANAAAAWNADRVIAEANQGGDMVASVLRAADIALPLKLVHASRGKTARAEPVAALYETGRVVHTALFAKLEDQLCGIMAGGKYEGPGKSPDRADALVWALTELMLGKGSRPRIRNV, from the coding sequence ATGCCGGACAATAACGACCTGCTCCAGGGCTTGCTCGAAATCGAGGACGATGACGAACGCTTTGCCGAACTCGACAAGCTGAGTGAAATCGAACGCAAGGAGTTCCGCTACCACTGGCACCTCTGGGCGCGGCGCAGCCAATTGCCTCCGCCCGGCGACTGGCGCTGCTGGCTCGTCAATGCAGGCCGCGGCTTCGGCAAGACACGTGCAGGCGCAGAGTGGGTCCGCGAAATTGCCCGGCGCACGCCGGATGCCCGGATCGCTCTGGTCGGCGCCAGCCTCAATGAAGCCCGCGCTGTCATGGTCGAGGGGGAAAGCGGCCTGCTTGCCGTATTCCCTCCCGGCAATATGCCGACATTCGAACCATCGCTGCGCAGGATTAGCTGGGGCAATGGCGCCGTCGCCACTCTTTACTCGGCAGCGGAACCCGAAAGTCTGCGCGGTCCGCAGCACGATTATGCATGGTGCGACGAGATCGCCAAATGGGACAACGCCTCTAGCCGCGCCGAGCGGGCCTGGGACAATCTGCAGATGGGTATGCGGCTGGGCGACGATCCTCGCGTGCTTGCCACCACCACGCCGCGCGCCACCCAGCTGATGCGGCGCCTATGTGCCCAGGAAGCGAGCGGCGATGTCGCGATTACACGCGGCTCGACGTATGAAAACGGACAGCACCTGCCCGAGCCGTTCGTCGAAGACATCAAGAAACAGTATGGCGGGACCGCGCTCGGGAGGCAGGAACTCGACGGGGTCATGCTGCAAGATATTGAGGGCGCGCTATGGAGCCGGTCGCTAATTGAAAAATGCCGCAACGAGGCGTTGGGTGATCCGCCCTTGCGCGTAGTGATCGGCGTCGATCCGCCCGCTACTTCGCGCGGCGATGAATGCGGGATCATCGTGTGCGGTATCGGAGCCAGCGGGATAGCACAGGTGCTTGCGGACATCTCGGTTGCGCGGCCCACGCCCGAACGCTGGGCCCGCGCCGTCGCAAATGCTGCCGCTGCCTGGAATGCCGACCGCGTGATCGCCGAGGCCAATCAGGGCGGAGACATGGTAGCCAGCGTACTGCGCGCAGCTGATATCGCCCTGCCACTCAAACTGGTTCACGCCAGCCGCGGCAAGACCGCCCGCGCAGAGCCTGTCGCGGCACTCTATGAAACCGGGCGCGTCGTACACACCGCACTATTCGCCAAGCTGGAAGACCAGCTTTGCGGGATCATGGCGGGCGGCAAATACGAAGGGCCCGGCAAAAGCCCCGACCGCGCCGACGCGCTGGTCTGGGCTTTAACCGAGCTCATGCTCGGCAAGGGATCGCGCCCGAGAATTCGAAACGTCTGA
- the dksA gene encoding RNA polymerase-binding protein DksA, with amino-acid sequence MATSASNVSEKLEQARAAVDPDYVPSDDEEYMSERQLNYFRMLLLDWKKSIHDAAGHTLQSLKDGPIREPDLNDRASSETDWGIELRTRDRQRKLIAKIDSALRNIDKGEYGYCEVTGDPIGLRRLIARPVATMTVEAQTAHERKEKVSRDD; translated from the coding sequence ATGGCCACTTCGGCTTCGAATGTTTCCGAAAAGCTAGAACAGGCAAGGGCTGCGGTCGATCCGGACTATGTCCCTTCGGATGACGAAGAATACATGAGCGAACGCCAGCTCAACTATTTCAGAATGTTATTGCTCGACTGGAAGAAGTCGATTCACGATGCAGCCGGGCACACGCTGCAGTCGCTGAAAGATGGCCCCATCCGCGAGCCTGATCTGAACGATCGCGCGAGCTCGGAAACCGACTGGGGGATTGAACTCAGGACCCGTGACCGCCAGCGCAAACTTATCGCAAAAATCGATTCCGCCCTGCGCAATATCGACAAGGGCGAATACGGTTATTGCGAAGTGACCGGTGATCCTATCGGCCTGCGCCGACTGATTGCCCGTCCCGTTGCGACCATGACAGTCGAAGCTCAGACTGCGCATGAGCGCAAGGAAAAGGTATCGCGCGACGATTGA
- the spt gene encoding serine palmitoyltransferase, with protein sequence MSEGISQPDQPQTLKGESKDLFSKFDDMIALRESILSTGIEDPYNLVMEKVLSPTRAICNGRETILLGTYNYMGMTFDPDVIEAGKQALADYGSGTTGSRVLNGTYQGHKDVEEALKDFYGMDHAMVFSTGYQANLGIISTIAGKGDYVVLDIDSHASIWDGCAMGNAEVVPFKHNDIEALEKRLRRIPEDAGKLVILEGVYSMLGDVAPLKEMVAIAKKYGAMILVDEAHSMGFIGENGRGVVESTGVMDDVDFIIGTFSKSVGTVGGFCVSNHPKFDIMRLVCRPYVFTASLPPSVVATACTSIRKLMHGSEKRAHLWENSKNLHKGLKDLGFKLGTEEPQSAIIAVIMPDLQQGAAMWEALIKGGLYVNLARPPATPANMTLLRCSLCAEHSEDEVGKILAIFEQAGKAVGII encoded by the coding sequence ATGAGCGAAGGCATTTCCCAGCCCGATCAGCCGCAGACGCTGAAAGGCGAAAGCAAGGATCTGTTCTCCAAGTTCGACGATATGATCGCGCTGCGCGAGAGCATCCTGTCGACCGGGATAGAAGATCCGTACAATCTCGTGATGGAAAAGGTTCTCAGCCCGACCCGTGCAATCTGCAACGGGCGCGAGACCATTCTGCTCGGCACCTACAATTACATGGGCATGACCTTCGACCCCGACGTGATCGAGGCAGGCAAGCAGGCGCTGGCCGATTATGGATCGGGCACGACCGGTAGCCGCGTCCTCAATGGCACGTATCAAGGGCACAAGGATGTTGAAGAGGCCCTGAAGGACTTCTACGGCATGGACCACGCGATGGTCTTCTCCACCGGTTACCAGGCAAACCTCGGGATCATCTCGACCATTGCGGGCAAGGGCGATTACGTCGTTCTCGACATCGATAGCCATGCCAGCATCTGGGACGGCTGCGCGATGGGGAATGCCGAAGTCGTGCCGTTCAAGCACAATGACATCGAAGCGCTGGAAAAACGCCTGCGCCGCATTCCGGAAGATGCCGGGAAGCTGGTGATCCTCGAAGGTGTCTATTCCATGCTGGGCGATGTCGCCCCGCTCAAGGAAATGGTCGCTATCGCCAAGAAATACGGCGCAATGATCCTAGTCGACGAAGCTCATTCAATGGGCTTCATCGGTGAAAACGGCCGCGGCGTTGTCGAAAGCACCGGGGTCATGGATGATGTTGATTTCATCATTGGCACATTCTCCAAGAGCGTGGGTACGGTCGGCGGCTTCTGCGTTTCCAATCATCCCAAGTTCGACATCATGCGGCTGGTTTGCCGCCCCTATGTGTTCACCGCTTCGCTCCCGCCAAGCGTGGTGGCCACCGCTTGCACATCGATCCGCAAGCTGATGCACGGGTCTGAAAAGCGCGCCCATCTTTGGGAAAATTCCAAGAACCTCCACAAGGGGCTCAAGGACCTCGGGTTCAAGCTGGGCACTGAAGAACCGCAAAGCGCGATCATTGCCGTGATCATGCCTGACTTGCAGCAAGGCGCTGCCATGTGGGAAGCCCTGATCAAGGGCGGGCTGTATGTGAACCTTGCAAGACCGCCAGCAACACCGGCAAACATGACGTTGCTGCGCTGTTCGCTGTGCGCCGAGCATAGCGAAGATGAAGTCGGCAAAATTCTCGCTATCTTCGAACAGGCAGGCAAGGCGGTCGGCATTATCTGA
- a CDS encoding glycerophosphodiester phosphodiesterase family protein, whose protein sequence is MSLFAPLDRIIVPSPDPDRTGWLRDWTYAHRGLHSPGIPENSLAGFELAAEQGLGIECDIQRSRDDAAMLVHDWELERLTGISGRLADYSADQLAQIAFLDSEHKLARLDDLLEIAAGRVPLLIEIKSRRRYDVEESCAAVRDALAGYDGLHAVMSFDPRVSRWFAEHSPETVRGLVMREDEHGMTQQAWQRRLALWFAKPEFIAYHVAALPSPMVAGLRKRGMPVLTWTVNSPETRAVGLRHADALIAEGEGLA, encoded by the coding sequence TTGTCGCTATTCGCCCCGCTTGATCGGATCATCGTGCCGTCTCCGGACCCGGACCGGACTGGATGGCTGCGCGACTGGACCTATGCCCACCGAGGGCTGCACAGTCCGGGAATTCCCGAAAATTCGCTTGCCGGTTTCGAGCTCGCAGCTGAGCAGGGGCTTGGCATCGAATGCGATATCCAGCGCAGCCGCGACGATGCAGCCATGCTGGTTCATGACTGGGAGCTCGAGCGGCTGACCGGCATCTCCGGACGCCTGGCGGACTATAGCGCGGACCAGCTCGCACAGATCGCCTTCCTGGACAGTGAGCACAAGCTTGCCCGGCTGGACGACCTGCTCGAAATCGCTGCGGGCCGGGTTCCGCTGCTCATCGAGATAAAGTCCCGGCGCCGCTATGATGTCGAAGAAAGCTGCGCAGCTGTTCGCGATGCCCTCGCGGGTTATGACGGCCTGCACGCGGTGATGAGCTTCGATCCCCGTGTAAGCCGGTGGTTTGCAGAACACTCGCCGGAAACGGTGCGCGGTCTCGTAATGCGCGAAGACGAACATGGAATGACGCAGCAAGCATGGCAGCGCCGCCTGGCGCTGTGGTTCGCAAAGCCCGAATTCATCGCATATCACGTTGCGGCGCTTCCCAGCCCCATGGTGGCGGGTCTCCGGAAACGCGGAATGCCGGTGCTGACATGGACAGTGAATTCTCCTGAAACCCGCGCTGTCGGGCTGCGCCATGCCGATGCCTTGATCGCCGAGGGAGAAGGGCTGGCGTGA
- a CDS encoding sterol desaturase family protein codes for MPASTIAILAIYLGFAVLELWRTNLFRKGEQVRDDGIVEAVSIVVLLGFTQPAVLFTSATLAGIVAPEWAGALSGINIFLAIGLFLILDDMMQYWWHRASHSFHWLYNLHRAHHNARYMSVRLVYRNNIFYYAMMPGIWLSGVLIYLGLGWVYAGYIVVKLLVITGAHSDVAWDKPLYAIKWLSPLMWVVERTISTPATHHAHHGRHAHDPATQYKGNYGNLLFFWDVLFGTAKITREYPESYGVENLAPATLGQQLLWPIFPENKDMGEKVGEGAAVDAA; via the coding sequence ATGCCCGCATCGACGATTGCCATCCTCGCCATCTATCTCGGCTTTGCCGTTCTCGAGCTCTGGCGCACGAATCTTTTCCGCAAGGGAGAGCAGGTTCGCGACGATGGGATTGTTGAAGCGGTCAGCATCGTTGTCCTGCTTGGCTTCACGCAGCCAGCCGTACTTTTCACCTCGGCAACATTGGCCGGGATTGTCGCACCTGAATGGGCGGGGGCGCTTTCGGGCATCAACATATTCCTCGCGATCGGGCTCTTTTTGATCCTCGACGACATGATGCAGTATTGGTGGCACCGCGCGAGCCACAGCTTCCATTGGCTCTACAATCTACACCGCGCGCACCATAACGCTCGCTACATGAGCGTCCGCCTCGTCTACCGGAACAACATCTTCTACTATGCAATGATGCCGGGCATCTGGCTGTCCGGCGTGCTGATCTATCTTGGCCTCGGCTGGGTCTATGCAGGCTACATCGTCGTGAAGCTGTTGGTCATCACCGGCGCCCATTCGGACGTGGCATGGGACAAGCCGCTTTACGCGATCAAGTGGCTGTCGCCGCTAATGTGGGTGGTGGAACGGACGATCTCGACGCCTGCGACGCATCATGCTCACCATGGTCGCCACGCGCACGATCCCGCAACACAGTACAAGGGCAATTACGGAAACCTGCTGTTCTTCTGGGATGTCCTGTTCGGTACGGCCAAGATCACCCGGGAATACCCGGAAAGTTACGGTGTCGAAAACCTCGCACCGGCAACGCTGGGGCAGCAGTTGCTCTGGCCTATCTTTCCGGAGAACAAGGACATGGGCGAAAAAGTTGGAGAGGGGGCAGCGGTAGACGCTGCCTGA
- a CDS encoding acyl carrier protein, with amino-acid sequence MDRAEVDAKIREIAEPFNKKGVTITEETSFQNDLEFDSLTVMDFVAEIEDEFDIIISMNQQAEIEKYGQLVDAVHKSQGAS; translated from the coding sequence ATGGACCGAGCCGAAGTCGACGCGAAGATTCGCGAGATTGCAGAACCCTTCAACAAGAAGGGCGTTACCATCACCGAGGAGACGAGCTTCCAGAACGATCTGGAGTTCGACAGCCTGACTGTCATGGATTTCGTCGCCGAGATCGAGGACGAATTCGACATCATCATCTCGATGAACCAACAGGCCGAAATCGAAAAGTATGGCCAGCTGGTCGACGCCGTACACAAATCTCAGGGCGCATCATGA
- a CDS encoding DUF3572 domain-containing protein translates to MTIPHRDKSDETRAPEVLALEALGWALVDERRAERLLSLTGLTPERLRHGIGERSVQAAILEFLANHEPDLISAADALGTTPEALIAAHRSLSA, encoded by the coding sequence CTGACAATTCCACACCGGGACAAATCGGACGAAACACGCGCACCGGAAGTTCTGGCGCTGGAGGCGCTTGGCTGGGCTCTGGTAGACGAGCGGCGTGCCGAACGCCTGCTTTCGCTAACCGGCCTGACGCCAGAGCGCCTGCGCCACGGCATTGGCGAGCGTTCGGTCCAGGCGGCAATCCTCGAATTCCTCGCAAATCACGAGCCCGACCTTATCTCGGCAGCAGACGCGCTGGGCACAACGCCCGAAGCGCTGATTGCTGCACACAGGAGCCTATCCGCATGA